The Planktothrix tepida PCC 9214 genome contains a region encoding:
- a CDS encoding four helix bundle protein yields the protein MGEERRKIIRTHEDLEVYQLSFQGAMQIFKVSQRFPIEERYSLTDQIRRSSRSVCANLAEAWRKRRYEAAFIAKLNDSEAEASETQVWIKFAVQCGYLNTQTGQE from the coding sequence ATGGGGGAAGAAAGGAGGAAAATTATTAGAACTCATGAAGACTTGGAGGTGTATCAGTTATCCTTTCAGGGAGCCATGCAGATTTTTAAAGTATCCCAGAGATTTCCTATAGAAGAACGATATTCTCTAACCGATCAAATTCGACGTTCTTCTCGTTCTGTCTGTGCTAATTTAGCGGAAGCTTGGAGAAAACGGAGATATGAAGCCGCTTTCATTGCTAAACTCAATGATTCAGAAGCCGAAGCCAGTGAAACTCAAGTCTGGATTAAATTTGCGGTTCAATGTGGATATTTAAACACACAGACGGGTCAAGAA